The DNA region TTGCTTTAAGGCTAATTCAGCTTTGGCAAAAACAAAATCCAGCTCAGCCATAACATCTAAGTTGATTTTCAATGCTTCCATATGTATGGCAGCAAGTGCGCTAAGTTCTGCTAGAATGCGGTTGATTTCTTCTTGTTCCTGATGGGCCAATTCAGTTAGTCCGTTATTAAGTTCTACAACAGACATAGGCTCGATAAAAAGTGTTGAACCGGTCGAAGATTGGTCATGAATCATACCTTTGAATTGACTACGATATTCTGCTTTGACAGGTACACAGAAGCGGTCATTACGGATGGTGATAATAGGATCTTGTAACATGGTCTTTTGGTTATTGTTGTTGATGATACTATTAAGATTTGAACGTATTTTGGCATGGGTATTTTGTATGTTGCGTCGTATTTGATGTAGCTGTGAACTGGCTTCATCAGCAATGGTGTCTTCGGATACGATGCAGCGATCAATCTCTCTAAGTAGAGGCGTCAGTGGCTCGATGTCCAAGAAAAGAGGCGCAATAGAAAGCGTGGTAATCATCTCTTCACCTTCTCTAAAATAACTTTTAAGACGGGAAGCAACACGAAGTACATCCCCGATATGAAGCAATTCAAGTATGGAGAGGTTACCACCAATGGCCAGTCTTTTTAAAGAAGGGCCGATAAGTTGTGTACCACGAATAGGCAGTGAGCCATATTTGAGTATAGTAGATAGGGCCTCTGAAGTCTCGTTTTGTTTTCTGGTGATGGTTTCAAGATCGGAGTATGGTTTCAAAGCATCAACCATTTTTTTGCCTGGTTCTGATTGAGCCAATTGCTTAAGTTGTAATATGATTTTATCGTATTCCAGTATTTTAAGGGCTTTTTGATTCATGGGTAACTCCTTTAGTATGTATTATATAATTGTGCTTATAAATCAAGGTAATAGAGGTCATAGGCTGCTTTTTCATAGACAGGCATGACATTTTCAATGTCATTATATTTATGAAAGCCAAGGGAGGACCAAAACAAAATTGCGGGTGTATTATCTAGATGACATGTCAGATAGATTCTGTTATAGTGACGGGCCTGTATATAGTCTCTACAAAAATCATAGAAAAATTGTCGGCCAAAACCTTGTCCGATATAATCCGGCAATATGAGAAAGCTTTGAAGCCAACACGTACCTGTTAGATTTGTTTTCATAAGCTTTAAATAACCTAAAGACTTTTGGTCTACTGTATCGATGTAAACAAAATGTTCACCTGTATCTTTTCCTAAAGACTGGGGTGATTGAATGGCTTTGTTATAATGATCATACTTTGTTAAGGCAATATTGATTCTTAGTAGATCAAGGGTACTTGCTTGGATGATTTCCAGCTTCATTTTTTTAGGGTCAACCATAAAAAACCACCTCTAATATATATGAATATACTTTCTTATTATTTTACATGATTATGACATAATTATAAAGCTTCCTAACATATCTTTTTTATGACACCTTAACAATGGTATGAATTCTTTGTACTAAAAGAGGGGTATGAAGCCTTGAAAAGCTAGAAGTTAAGGGGTTTAAGAGAAACGCTAATATATTAACGTTCTATTCATAATCTGTTCAAAAACAGGTTGTATAATAGGGGTTAGGAATCAATGAGCTTGATAATTGGAGTGTGAATCATGAGCGAAACTAAGACGAATAATGGATGTCCTTCATTTTACAAAGAGGAAATTAAACATTCAAAAAAACTTTCCAGATTTTCAAAGCTAATTCGTAAGATAAGTACAATTTTATATGGATCTAAACGATGATAAGTGGCAGAGATGCTGCTTTTTGTTTTTTATTTGACATAAGAGCCAGTTAATGTTTCAATAAAACCATACATAGAATAAGGTGGTGATAAAATGAAACTTGGTTGTAACTATTCGAAAGAACTGATGGTATTAATTGAAGAAGACGCAGTTGAAATAGATTGTATTAAAATGGGCTATTTTCAGCCCTTTATAGGCTTACATGAGGAAGTTGTTAAGAAGAAATCCATCCTAATCCATGGTTTTGGCAAGCACGAGCACATAGGTATGGTCGATCCGGACCGTAACAATGAATGGCAACATATGAATGATGTTCTAAACCAATATGAATCCCCACATCTGGCGGTACATTTTGCGATTTACGATAAAGACTTACGTATGGTTGAAGATATAAAAAAGCGTTTGGATGAAGGGGTCCGGATTTTCAAAGAACGTTTAGAAGTACCTCTAATCATTGAAAATATGGACTATAATCCATTTTATAGCCCTC from Petrocella atlantisensis includes:
- a CDS encoding GNAT family N-acetyltransferase; protein product: MVDPKKMKLEIIQASTLDLLRINIALTKYDHYNKAIQSPQSLGKDTGEHFVYIDTVDQKSLGYLKLMKTNLTGTCWLQSFLILPDYIGQGFGRQFFYDFCRDYIQARHYNRIYLTCHLDNTPAILFWSSLGFHKYNDIENVMPVYEKAAYDLYYLDL
- a CDS encoding multinuclear nonheme iron-dependent oxidase; the protein is MKLGCNYSKELMVLIEEDAVEIDCIKMGYFQPFIGLHEEVVKKKSILIHGFGKHEHIGMVDPDRNNEWQHMNDVLNQYESPHLAVHFAIYDKDLRMVEDIKKRLDEGVRIFKERLEVPLIIENMDYNPFYSPHYVKPEAVDPDFISEMCEKHDVGLLLDTAHASVSAYHLKMDVHDYLRRLPLHKVKEIHFVGTQMTEDKGLIDMHTPLTPRDYDLLDWLRYKCKPEIVTLEYGWPGSDFSWRTSKEEIKKQLIEIRKRF